The region AATATGCGGGGCGTTAACACGGGTCTGCGCCAAGTAGACAGTCGCGCCGGTAACGCACTGCGCAGCCAGCGCCAACGGTGCCTGTACATGCTCAGCAATGGCTTGGACGGCATCACGCATAAGGGGCGGCAACGCCAAGATAGGGTAGGGCTCTGCGGCCTCCAATTCAGGCAATAACGGGCGCGGCTCGGGGCACGGCTCCAGAGTCTCAGGAAAATATGGTCGGCTAGGTACAGTCCTTGGCTCTAAAGGCCCCCTCATACGTGCTATTTGCTGATCGTACATTCCTAGTCGTTGAGTTTTGGGTGGCAGCCCAAAGTCATACAACCGCTCAACAGGAGGCGCGGTACTCGTCTCGTTGGCAAGCGGATCGCCATCAGCTACAAGCTCGGCAGACGGCTCAGTCGCCTTTGTCGGCGTATTGGAGTCCCTACCTATTGGCAGGTCATCATAATGCCCGTGACGGTCTTGAAATTCGGCATTAGACGCCCCCGCATACGCTTCTATTGGTAGCTCGTCTCTAGCGGGTACATTGCCAATGTCGGGGGGGCTAAACGGATCGTCGTCAAGCTCAACGGCCATATTCATTTGGCCACCTCTCGCAATACGTACAGCGCCACGCCGTGGTGGACGGTTCCGTTTTCGTCGATAGTTGATATGCGGTGCGTCTCGATATCAAAGCCGCGTTGTTTAAGCTCAAGAACGCGCGGCGCAGGCATTAAGACAGACAAATCACAACGAAGAGACAGGGTGTCGGCTGGGCCTTCGCGTAGGCGCTCAAGAATGCGGGCACGTTGAGCGAAAGCGCTAGTAGAATGGCAAGGTGAGTGATTATGGTTGGCCGTTTGGTCAGCCTTTTTTTTGTTCATGATTTAGGCCACCTCGCCCTGACGGGTAGCCAGCCAGGCATCAAGCTCGGACTTGCGATAGCCCACGGCACGGGTGCTCAGCTTGATTTTGCGAGGGAAGCCCTCGGTCTGGGAAAGACGCCAAAGGGTCACAAGCGAGATACCGCCCAGGTAATCTGCGGCGGCTTTGTTGCGGTAAATAGTGTCGGTTGATTGGTTCATTTCATGAAGCCTCACATAGTTAGCAGAGGCCCCATCTAAAAGTTTTTAAAAAGGTTCGTCGTTTGATGGATTGGTGAGCGATTGATTACCTTTCCATCAATCCTCTAGTCAACACACCAGCCCTCCCCTCAAAGCTGAGGTCGGACGTACCGCACTTGCAATCATCACTATGCTAATGATTTATGCAGACGGGGTTAAATCGGTATCCCGGGTCGGTAGAGTCGACTTTACAGATCTGCTTTCCAGCAGA is a window of Pseudomonas antarctica DNA encoding:
- a CDS encoding helix-turn-helix domain-containing protein, encoding MNKKKADQTANHNHSPCHSTSAFAQRARILERLREGPADTLSLRCDLSVLMPAPRVLELKQRGFDIETHRISTIDENGTVHHGVALYVLREVAK
- a CDS encoding helix-turn-helix transcriptional regulator translates to MNQSTDTIYRNKAAADYLGGISLVTLWRLSQTEGFPRKIKLSTRAVGYRKSELDAWLATRQGEVA